Sequence from the Pedobacter sp. D749 genome:
CTGGATTAATGTTATTTTCAATTTCCCCGAACTGTTCGTTGTACACAGTTAAACAATTGTTACATTGATATAAAAAAGTGCCAACTTTTATTGCGGTTTCTTCTGTTTGGTTGTTCTGTTTTTGTTTCCCTGTTTTAATCGCATTTAAACGGTATTTGTAAAATTTAAATATAGCCCGTCTGAGTTGTTCTGGCAGTAAAAAACTTGGATTGCTCCGGCTAAAGATTTCGCCCGTACGCTCGTTGGGGTTAAAGTCTTTCGCACACAAAATATCATAAACAGGGAACAGTTTCATGCCCAGCAAATTAATAAGATGACTTTTCAGGATCAGAATGCTACTAAAAACCTCACTTTTTTTGCGGGTTTTAATGCCAAAGCAAATGCCAAAGGTTCGGGTATCATCAATGTTTAAATGTTTAACCAGTAAGCTTTTTAATGCTAAACCTTCGTTGCAGTTATCTTCAACCTGAAAATTTAGCTCGTTGGCCGCATGCCGCATATTAATCTCATATTCTTCGAGCAGGGCGTTCCAAAGTTTTTTATCTTTCTCGTCTATCCCTTTTACAATAATGGTTTTCCAGGATGTACAGCACAATTGACCGAGTTTGGTATCTAAACAAAGCTGACAAAGTTTTTTTAAAAATGCGATGCTGAACAGTTCATCGCGCCTGTAAATACCCAACCAGTATTTGTTGTTGTAGCGGTTCAAACCCTCGTAATAAGGCAGGTTGAATGAAGAAAGGGAAACTGTATTTTCTGCGGCTTTAAGAATAAAATTGCCTTGGTCTAAAAGGGAAAAAAGATCTTCGCCATTAGCCAAAGTATTATCCATAAAACGCGTTGGATGATTTTTGATAATGGTTTCTAAGCCCTTAGTTACCTGAGCAATGTGGTTAGTATAACAGAGTTTATTCCACTCGTAGATTACATTGGTTTTAGGAAAGCGGATAATCAGGTGCCAGTAATGTTCTGAATGTGAAGAGGCAATCCAGTTAATATTCCCCGTTAACATGGGCGTGAAACTCTGGTCGCTGTCGCAAATATTCACTTTTACTGAAGGTTTAAAATCGATGTCATCCAGAATATCTTTATATACGCCTTCAGTAAGCCAGGTTTTACGGATAAAAATTTCTTCGGCCGGATATGAGCTGATGATGTTGGGGAAATTATTGCTGTCTATTTCATAATCGATTCCAAGTTTATCCAATTCACCCGTAAAGATGTCAATATTGTAAGTTGTATTGTCAATCAATAACTGCTGACGAAGGCCAAAACGAACATATTGAATTCTTGCTTTTGTTGCCGCAACCAGAATGTTGTACAGATTGCCCGGTGATATAATCCCGCCCGGGAAATTAATAATAATGTTTTGATACATGGCTTAACGATTTAGAAATCCAAATTCGATTATTGCTTTAGGCGGCATCCATTTAAAACGCACGATCGTAGGGATGCAACGCACATTCTCTTCAATAAAATCTTCTTCGAACTTAAAGTATTCAATCCCTTTAAGGTTTTTAAATTCTGAAGGAGTGAGTTTTATTTTCATCATGTTGTTTTTAGTTTAATATTCTTTAACCATCTATCGTCATTCCCGCGCAGGCGGGAATCTTAATGCAACCTACAAACCTTCCGTGGCATTACGATTCCCAATCAGGTTGGGAATGACGATACCCAGTGCCTTACCACTTCGACTCCGATTTTTTTCCAAAACTTATTCTCAGGATGAAGAACCAAGTTTATAACTATTCTATTAAAGCAGGTTTTGCTTCTGTCTTAAGCACATTTACAAAAGAGTCTAAAATTGCTTTTACCTCTGGTCTGCAACTCCCACAGCCCATTCCAGCACCTGTGAGCTGGCAAAGTTGCAAATGATCTTTGCAACCGTCTTTTATTTTGTTGATCAGATTGCCCTCACCAACATTGTTGCAGCTACATACTGTTTTGCCAACAATGGGTTCGGTTGTTTTCCCACTTCTTAACAGTTGGAGTCGCTTTTCGCTCAACTCCATTTTACTTTCAATCAGGTTCCGAAACTCCAAAAACTCACTCTTATCGCCAATTAATATCGCTCCAACCAGCTTATCGTTGTGTACAATACATTTTTTATAGTAACGTTTGGCTTTGTCTATAAAAACAATTTCCTCATAGGTAGGGTCGTTATTCGGTATTTCTACCAAACCTAATGAACAGAGTTCTAAACTGTGCATTTTGAGGATATTCATTAGCAAACTTCCTTGGTAAAATTTTGCAATATCTCCGCACAGAAACCGCGCTACAATTTCGCCCTGTTGTTCTGCTGCTGCAGTAATGCCATACATCTGACCTTTGAATTCTGCAATTTCACCAATGGCATAAATGTCCTTTTCATTGGTTCTCAGGTATTCGTCAACCACAACACCTCGTTTGCATTCAATTCCTGCTTCTTTAATCAGTTCGGTGTTTGGGACAGTACCTATGGCAATTACTAACGATTCACAATCGAGCAATAAACCGCTTTTTAAACGCAGACCCGAAATGCTTTTTTCACCGATAATGCGGTCTACCTCATCGTTATAAAAGATTTCAATGCCTTTACTAATCAGTTCTTCGTGCAGTAATTGACTGCCTAATGCATCTAACTGACGTCCCATTAATCTCGATATCCGTTGAATAATCGTCACTCTTGATCCGGTTTCAGCCAAAGATGTAGCCAATTCGATCCCTAGTAAACCACCGCCTACAATCACTACTTTTCCATTTGTAGTATCAATATGTTTTTTAAAGCTGTCGGCGTCATTTCTGCTTCGCATGGTAAATATGCCGTTTAGTTTCGGGAGATCTTTAAGTACAAAAGCCCTGCTTCCTGTGGCCAGAAGCAGAACGTCGTAGTGGTGGACTTCTCCGTTGCTATCGGTAACTGTTTTATTTTCTTTATCGATTTTATCGATACCTAAACCTCGGTGTAGTTTTATCTTATAGTCTGTTTCCTCACTGTCACTCATTTTAATGAGATTATGCCAGGGTAAAGTGCCGATAATATAATCGGGGAGAAGTACCCGGTTGTAAAAAGGGAAATTCTCTTTACTAAAGATCTCAATATCGTCTTCGGTATTTAAGGCCCTATAGCTTTTAACAAAACCACAGGCTCCAGCGCCAGCACCAATCACAATAATCTTTTGCCGGGCTTTTTTATACAGCTTTACTTGTACAGCACTGAATTTGAAATCAGGTTCTTTGCTTTGTGGGTCAACAAGGTTATTGGTGAGGTTATTTACCCGGTTTAAATCACTTTTTAAAATTTTGCCCCAGTGCATGGGCATAAAAACTACTCCGGGTTTAATGTCTTCAGAAAATTTTGCTTTTACACATACATTTCCACGTAAACTGGAAATTTCGATAACATCATTATCGTTAATGTTCCGGGTTCTGGCATCAATCGGGTTAATTTCTAAAAAAGATTCACTGATGTGCTGGTTCAGTTTATTTACCTTACCTGTTTTGCTTCGGGTATGCCATTGGTCTCTGATTCTTCCCGTGGTTAAAATCAATGGATGTTCTGGCGTTAAAGCTTCCGATTGGTTCTGATCATCAAATGATAAAATATTGGCTTTTTTATCAGGTGTGTAAAACTGATGATCGGTAAATAATCTGGCTGTTCCAAATGCCCTTTCTTGCTTTGGGTAAGGCCATTGAACGGCTCTTTTATCTTTTAAAATTTCATAATTAAGTCCGCTGATATCAATATTAGTTCCTTCCGTAAGGCCCGCATGTTCATCATATATTTCGCTTGCATTTTTAAAATCGAAACCATGAAAGCCCATTTTTTTTGCAAACCGGCAGATGATTTCCGAATCTGGCAGCGCTTCTCCAGGTGCTTCGGTAACTTTGCTGAGGTAAGAAATATAACGCCCAGCGTTGGTCATAGTGCCTTCTTTCTCAACCCAGGCTGCTGCTGGTAGAACTACATCAGCATATTTTAATGTTTCTACAGTATTGCTAATGTCTTGAACAACTACAAATTTTGCTTTTTTTAAGCCTTCTTCTGCTACGCGAACATCGGGCAGGCTGATTAAAGGGTTAGTGCATAAAATCCATACTGCTTTCAGTTTACCGGTATTCAGCTCATCGAACATTTCGGTTGCAGTTAATCCGGGTTTAGACTGTATAGTACCCAAGGGAATCTGCCAGAATTTCTCAACCTCATTACGATGATTTTCATTGCCTAAAACACGGTGTGCGGGTAACAAATTGCTTAAACCGCCAACTTCACGGCCGCCCATGGCATTGGGCTGTCCGGTAAGCGAAAAAGGACCGCTTCCAGGCTTGCCAATATGACCTGTAATCAGGTTCAGGTTAATTAGCGAAAGATTCTTATTCGTGCCAACAACACTTTGATTAAGCCCCATCGTCCACATGCTGATGAAACCTTTTGCATTACCGATGTAAGATGCAGCTAAACGGATGTCACTTTCTTTGATACCACAAATAGTTGCTGCCTCTGCCAAGGAGGTGGAAAAAACGGTAGCCTGGTATTTTTCGTAACCATTAGTGCTGTTGATGATAAAATCAGCATCAATTTTTCCATCTTCAATCAAACATCTTCCAATGGCATGGTGAAGGGTAATATCGGTACCCGGATTAAGCTGTAAATGAACATTGGCAATTGAGCAGGTTTGTGTTTTACGGGGGTCGCTAACAATAATTTTTAACTCAGGATTTTTCTGTTTAGCGGCTTCAACACGGCGCCATAGGATAGGATGGCACCATGCTGGGTTTGCGCCTGCAACAAAAATACAATCGGCAATTTCAATATCATCGTAACTAATGGGTACTGTATCTTCACCAAGACTCATTTTATAACCAACAACCGCACTGCTCATACATAAGCGGCTGTTGGTATCGATATTATTACTACCGATAAATCCTTTAATTAATTTATTTACTACATAATATTCTTCTGTTAAACATTGTCCGCTGGCATAAAAAGCAACGCTGTCAGGACCGTGTTTTTTAATTAATGCTTTAAAAACGGCTGCTGTTCTTTCCAATGCAGTATCCCAGCTTACCCTTTGGAGGGGCATGTTTTTATTGTAGCGCATTTCGGGGTAGAGTAGCCTGTCGCTTTTGTCATTTGCTGTATAATGAAGATTCATGCCTTTACTGCACAACAACCCTTTATTTACAGGATGGTTTTTGTCTCCTTCAACAGTTATCCGCTCATGGATATCTTTATTTACCACAATACCACAGCCCACCCCGCAATAACAGCAGGTGGTTGTTTTATTCGGCGATATATTTTTTTCTTCTTTCAAATGATCGGCTTGTATAGTAGATTTTGTTAGTCTTTATTTGCCAGGGGTAAGCACGAGGTCTTCTATTTGTGATGTTTTTTGTGCCATAACGGTTCTGAAGATGAATACTGCCACGCCAATTCCGAGAATAATAAAACCAAGTAGTGTAAAAGCACTGGTATAATCGATCAGATCTTTTTGAACGTTAAGGCCATTTTCGATTACATTTTTAGAAGCATGACTGGCTTTGGCTTTAAACATAAAAGCAATAAGCATGGCTCCGATATTTCCGCCAGCACCTACAATACCAGCTACACTGCCAACCGCAAGCGGATTAATGAAAGGAACAAGACTATATGTTGCGCCATTGGCCATTTTTAAACTTAATCCGAAAACAAACATCATGAAAATGGCCATACCGATATTGCCCGATTTTGCGAACCAGATTAAACCAACCCCTTCCACCAAAAGCAATAAAGCAAGTAAAAGTGTTTTGCCATCAAATCCCCAGGTTTTACCAATTTTATCGGCAACAATTCCGCCCAATGGCCTGGCAAAAATATTAATCCAGCCAAAAATACCTGCAACCATACCCGCTATAGCTATAGTTGCACCAAACGAATCAGTAAAAAAGATCGGGGCAAAGTTATCTACCGTAATTTCTACACCAAAACATGCTGCGTAGGCAATGGTTAAAATCCAGGTGCGATAATCTTTGGCTGCGATTAAAAAGGTGTTTTTAGTGCTTTTTATGCTTTCATCTTTTAAATCCTTAAAATCTCCTTGTGGGCTATCTAAAGTATAGCGGTGATATAAAAAAGCACAGATCAAAAGCATTACACCCGGAAATATCATGGCATAACGCCAGCTGTCTTCTGTACTGCAAAAGCCTAGCGCGGTAATGCCTGATGCAATTAAAGGCATAAATAAATTGGCTGCGCCACCACCCGCGTTACCAAAACCACCTGCTGTTGCATTTGCGGTTCCCTTAATATTGGAAGCAAACATAATGGAAGTGTGAAATTGGGTGATTACAAATGAAGCCCCAATTACGCCAATGGCCAGGCGGAAAAGTAAAAATGAAGTGTAAGAATGACTGGTTCCGATCAATAGTACGGGAATGGCGCAAAGCACCAGGAGCCAGGTGTAAATCAGTTTAGGACCAAATTTATCAATCAATCTTCCGATGAGTAAACGGGCAATTATGGTAGCCGATACGGAAGCAATTTGGATATTACCCACCTGATCTTTGGTAAGATGAAGTTGCTCTCTCGCTATCTTCATTAAAGGCGCCATTCCGAACCAGGCGAAAAAACAGAAGAAGAAAGTTAACCAGGTAATATGAAAGGTTTTCATCTGAACACCTTTAAGCGAAAATATATTAAGGTTACCAAGCGGTTTAGTTGTAGTATTCTGTGTCATAATGGTTGATGTAAGCGTGATAAATTGATTTCTGTTAAAATTTATAGCCTAAACCTACACCAACGTTCCACTCACCATTTTTGACTGCAGTTTTAGGATTATAGTATAAGGGTACTTGTAAGGCTACATGCCGAAATGCCGTTGTTAATCCAAAGCCAAGGTTAGGGGTGAGGGCAGCATTTTTTGGCGCGCCGGCAGCTACTTTATCTTCTTTAATACGTAAACTTGGAAGTAACCCTAGTAAAACTGTGTAAGGTTTTTTGCTGAATTTTATGCTTGGACCGGTACAGTTTATAAAAGCACCATGATCCACGTAACCGGCAACGATAGTTCCATCGAATAAAACGGCTTTAGTTTGCGATTTAGCAGAAAAAAAGAACAAGGTAAGTGCAAGGCAGCCTGTCATGGCTACATAATTAGAAATTTTCATGTCGGTTTGGTTTAGGTTAAATCTTTATCCGGTAAAGTTTAAATCTTAAGGGGTCAGGTTAAGATTTTGGCGTAGTGCCAATATAAACAGTTCCGTTTTCTACCTTTACAGGATAGGTTTTTATGGCGCATTCGTCGCCGCTTAAACATTCGCCGGTACTCAATGAGAATGTTTTTTTGTGAAAAGGGCAGGCTACCTTAGGTTCATCGGTAGTGGAGCCAATCATTCCACGGCTCAATGCCATTTGCTTTTTGTGCGGGCATTCGTTTTGCGTGGCGTACCACTCATTTCTCCTGGTGAAATAAAAAAGTGCAATCTGATCTTCACCATGTTTTACGCAAACGCCACCGTTCTCAATGGCATCCTCGACTCGGCAGGCCGCCAGCCAATTTGATTGTTCATTCATCATTTAGGGGTTTATTAGGTTTGTAAAGGTTCTTGATTAAACTGTTTTCCATTCAGCGGTTCTCTTTTGCCCACGCATTTCAACAAATTCTATAGTTGGGTCTTTGTCTTCAGGTGCATTTACAAAATGAGAGAATCTTTTTCTTATGGCAGGGTTTTCAACGGCTTCTTTCCACTCACATTTATAAGAGGCGATTAAATTCTCAATTTCATTTTCCCACTGGGCTGCCATGCCTAAACTATCGTTTGTAATTACATTCCGTAAGTAATCTATTCCGCCATCCATTTTATTCAGCCAGGTTGCGGTTCGGGTAAGTGGATCTGCTGTTCGGATGTAAAACATCAAAAATCTGTCGATGTATTTAATGCAGGTTTCACTATCGAGATCTGTTGCCAGTAAAAGGGCATGTTGAGGCTTGCTTCCACCATTTCCGCATACGTATAAGTTCCAGCCTTTTTCGGTGGCAATAATGCCAAAATCTTTACTTTGGGCTTCTGCACATTCCCTGATACATCCACTTACCGCTGATTTGAATTTATGCGGTGCACGGATACCTCTGTACCGCTCTTCTATTCTGATGGCAAAACTCACGCTATCATGCAAGCCAAATCTGCACCAGGTGCTTCCTACGCAACTTTTAACTGTTCTTAAGCCTTTT
This genomic interval carries:
- a CDS encoding MFS transporter; amino-acid sequence: MTQNTTTKPLGNLNIFSLKGVQMKTFHITWLTFFFCFFAWFGMAPLMKIAREQLHLTKDQVGNIQIASVSATIIARLLIGRLIDKFGPKLIYTWLLVLCAIPVLLIGTSHSYTSFLLFRLAIGVIGASFVITQFHTSIMFASNIKGTANATAGGFGNAGGGAANLFMPLIASGITALGFCSTEDSWRYAMIFPGVMLLICAFLYHRYTLDSPQGDFKDLKDESIKSTKNTFLIAAKDYRTWILTIAYAACFGVEITVDNFAPIFFTDSFGATIAIAGMVAGIFGWINIFARPLGGIVADKIGKTWGFDGKTLLLALLLLVEGVGLIWFAKSGNIGMAIFMMFVFGLSLKMANGATYSLVPFINPLAVGSVAGIVGAGGNIGAMLIAFMFKAKASHASKNVIENGLNVQKDLIDYTSAFTLLGFIILGIGVAVFIFRTVMAQKTSQIEDLVLTPGK
- a CDS encoding nitrate reductase; translated protein: MKEEKNISPNKTTTCCYCGVGCGIVVNKDIHERITVEGDKNHPVNKGLLCSKGMNLHYTANDKSDRLLYPEMRYNKNMPLQRVSWDTALERTAAVFKALIKKHGPDSVAFYASGQCLTEEYYVVNKLIKGFIGSNNIDTNSRLCMSSAVVGYKMSLGEDTVPISYDDIEIADCIFVAGANPAWCHPILWRRVEAAKQKNPELKIIVSDPRKTQTCSIANVHLQLNPGTDITLHHAIGRCLIEDGKIDADFIINSTNGYEKYQATVFSTSLAEAATICGIKESDIRLAASYIGNAKGFISMWTMGLNQSVVGTNKNLSLINLNLITGHIGKPGSGPFSLTGQPNAMGGREVGGLSNLLPAHRVLGNENHRNEVEKFWQIPLGTIQSKPGLTATEMFDELNTGKLKAVWILCTNPLISLPDVRVAEEGLKKAKFVVVQDISNTVETLKYADVVLPAAAWVEKEGTMTNAGRYISYLSKVTEAPGEALPDSEIICRFAKKMGFHGFDFKNASEIYDEHAGLTEGTNIDISGLNYEILKDKRAVQWPYPKQERAFGTARLFTDHQFYTPDKKANILSFDDQNQSEALTPEHPLILTTGRIRDQWHTRSKTGKVNKLNQHISESFLEINPIDARTRNINDNDVIEISSLRGNVCVKAKFSEDIKPGVVFMPMHWGKILKSDLNRVNNLTNNLVDPQSKEPDFKFSAVQVKLYKKARQKIIVIGAGAGACGFVKSYRALNTEDDIEIFSKENFPFYNRVLLPDYIIGTLPWHNLIKMSDSEETDYKIKLHRGLGIDKIDKENKTVTDSNGEVHHYDVLLLATGSRAFVLKDLPKLNGIFTMRSRNDADSFKKHIDTTNGKVVIVGGGLLGIELATSLAETGSRVTIIQRISRLMGRQLDALGSQLLHEELISKGIEIFYNDEVDRIIGEKSISGLRLKSGLLLDCESLVIAIGTVPNTELIKEAGIECKRGVVVDEYLRTNEKDIYAIGEIAEFKGQMYGITAAAEQQGEIVARFLCGDIAKFYQGSLLMNILKMHSLELCSLGLVEIPNNDPTYEEIVFIDKAKRYYKKCIVHNDKLVGAILIGDKSEFLEFRNLIESKMELSEKRLQLLRSGKTTEPIVGKTVCSCNNVGEGNLINKIKDGCKDHLQLCQLTGAGMGCGSCRPEVKAILDSFVNVLKTEAKPALIE
- a CDS encoding rubredoxin, whose product is MYQNIIINFPGGIISPGNLYNILVAATKARIQYVRFGLRQQLLIDNTTYNIDIFTGELDKLGIDYEIDSNNFPNIISSYPAEEIFIRKTWLTEGVYKDILDDIDFKPSVKVNICDSDQSFTPMLTGNINWIASSHSEHYWHLIIRFPKTNVIYEWNKLCYTNHIAQVTKGLETIIKNHPTRFMDNTLANGEDLFSLLDQGNFILKAAENTVSLSSFNLPYYEGLNRYNNKYWLGIYRRDELFSIAFLKKLCQLCLDTKLGQLCCTSWKTIIVKGIDEKDKKLWNALLEEYEINMRHAANELNFQVEDNCNEGLALKSLLVKHLNIDDTRTFGICFGIKTRKKSEVFSSILILKSHLINLLGMKLFPVYDILCAKDFNPNERTGEIFSRSNPSFLLPEQLRRAIFKFYKYRLNAIKTGKQKQNNQTEETAIKVGTFLYQCNNCLTVYNEQFGEIENNINPGTAFKDLPDDYCCTLCEGEKSNFTKIDQSVLQLL
- a CDS encoding nitrate reductase associated protein; this encodes MMKIKLTPSEFKNLKGIEYFKFEEDFIEENVRCIPTIVRFKWMPPKAIIEFGFLNR
- the nirD gene encoding nitrite reductase small subunit NirD, which translates into the protein MNEQSNWLAACRVEDAIENGGVCVKHGEDQIALFYFTRRNEWYATQNECPHKKQMALSRGMIGSTTDEPKVACPFHKKTFSLSTGECLSGDECAIKTYPVKVENGTVYIGTTPKS